A genomic window from Winogradskyella sp. J14-2 includes:
- a CDS encoding thioredoxin family protein — MIQELDQDNLQSLVSENDTVVVQYSATWCGNCRIMKPKFKKLATENENVKFIVADAEKFPESRKLATVDNLPTFATFKNGEFKNQVQTNKFDVLKELVNEVI, encoded by the coding sequence ATGATTCAAGAATTAGATCAAGACAATTTACAAAGTTTAGTTTCCGAAAATGATACTGTTGTTGTACAATACTCAGCAACATGGTGTGGAAACTGCCGAATAATGAAGCCAAAGTTCAAGAAATTAGCAACAGAGAACGAAAACGTAAAATTTATTGTCGCTGATGCTGAAAAATTTCCTGAAAGTAGAAAGTTAGCAACAGTAGATAACTTACCTACATTTGCTACTTTTAAAAATGGTGAGTTCAAAAATCAAGTACAAACTAACAAGTTCGATGTTTTAAAAGAACTTGTTAATGAAGTTATTTAA
- a CDS encoding DUF6952 family protein produces MKLPVIKQLTQFIEDNDEDYVVETIETLENLTEVPSLKDEELDVIGELISNMYGAIEVHKMVKDGTPKKEALNTFMSRVLGSIDK; encoded by the coding sequence ATGAAATTACCAGTAATAAAACAATTAACCCAGTTTATCGAAGATAACGATGAAGACTACGTAGTAGAAACAATAGAAACCTTAGAAAACCTAACCGAAGTTCCGTCTTTAAAAGATGAAGAGTTAGATGTTATAGGTGAATTAATTTCTAATATGTATGGTGCAATTGAAGTGCATAAAATGGTAAAAGATGGCACACCAAAAAAGGAAGCTTTAAATACTTTTATGTCTCGTGTTCTTGGATCTATCGATAAATAG
- a CDS encoding ankyrin repeat domain-containing protein, with product MQLKEGMCYNLAHSFFNENIKMNEQELFFRTIQIGNIENLGLQLNRNPDLANIKDARGFTPLIFATYFGQEEIAKLLIEKGSNIDAQDASGNTALIGVSFKGNKDLVDLLLAHNANVNIQNKNGTTALSFATQYNQKIIVETLLKHDADKAIKDSDGKNALDYAEEKSLNDIIEILK from the coding sequence ATGCAACTAAAAGAAGGAATGTGCTATAATCTAGCACATTCCTTTTTTAATGAAAACATAAAAATGAACGAGCAAGAACTATTTTTTAGAACGATACAAATAGGCAATATTGAAAATTTAGGACTTCAGTTAAATAGAAATCCAGATTTGGCCAATATTAAAGATGCAAGAGGATTTACTCCGTTAATATTTGCAACCTATTTTGGTCAAGAAGAGATTGCAAAACTACTGATTGAAAAGGGATCGAATATTGACGCACAAGATGCCTCTGGAAATACAGCCCTGATTGGTGTAAGTTTTAAGGGAAATAAAGATTTGGTAGATTTACTATTAGCTCATAATGCTAATGTAAATATTCAGAATAAGAACGGAACAACTGCATTATCCTTTGCTACGCAGTACAATCAAAAAATTATTGTAGAAACTTTACTAAAGCATGATGCTGATAAAGCTATTAAAGATAGTGATGGTAAAAATGCTTTAGATTATGCTGAGGAAAAAAGCTTAAATGATATAATAGAAATATTAAAATAG